In Planctomycetota bacterium, the genomic window GCGTGCGTCGGCCGCGAGAGTCGACCGACTTCGACGTTCGCACCGCCATCGAGGGCAACCGCGGCACCATCGTCGTCGAGGCCTTCGACCGCGAGAACGCTTTCCGCGACTTCCTCACCGTCGCCGGCTCGATCACCGGCCCCGACGGCCAAGGCCAACCCGTCCGCCTGCAACAGGTCGGCCCCGGCAAGTACGAAGGCTCCTTCGATGCCAGCGGCGAGGGGAACTACGTCGTCGGCCTGCAATACACCTCGCCCGACGGGGATCAGGGCCGACTCCGCGGGGGCACCACCGTCAACGGCGCGCCCGAGCTTCGCAACCTCTCGACGGACATGGGCAAGCTGCTGGAGATCGCCGAGCGGACCGGTGGCCGAGTACTCGAGCCTTTCGATGCTGCTGGCGTGTCGTTGTTCACGCGCGACGGCTTGCGCCCTTCGTCCAGCCCGTCGCCGATCTGGGACTTGCTCATCCCCGTCGCCATTGCGTTGCTGTTGCTCGACGTGGCCGTGCGGCGGATCGCGCTGGATTACCTGACGGTCAAGACCGCGATGGCGACCGGTGCCGACCGGACGCGTAGTTTCTTCATGGCCGGCAGTCGGCAACACCGTACCGAGCAAAATCAATCGCTCGACTCACTCCGCAACGTCCGCGAAGGCAAGGAGCCGGAACCGGTCTCCACGCGCAAGTTCGAAGCGAGCGAGTTCGGGGGCGGTGTCGAGGGCGATCTCACCAGCGTCATCGGCGGCGCGACTGACAAGCCGATTCCCAAGGACAACCCTGCCGCCAAGCCCAAAGCCGATCGCGAGAAGCCCGGCGAAGGCGGCATGGCTTCGCTCATGGAAGCCAAGCGCCGGGCGCGCGAGAAGATGAAGAAGGATCAGGAAGGGCGTTGAACGCTGGGTTTTTGCAAGAAACGCGCGAAGTCCGGTAGGCCCTGGCAATCGCACAGAATGGGTGGCGATGGTCACATCTGACGTGATGCAGGGCCGGGTCCGCGAGGTAAGCTGTGCCCATGGCAGATGTAACGCAAGGCTACGAGGATTCGACGTATCTTCTCGGTGACGCAGGGGCTTTGCGTGCCCGGGGCGAGGCCGATGGTTACTTGTTCTTCGCCGGACGCATTCCGACCGAGCCGTTGGTCGAACTCCGTCGACAGATCATCTCGATCATCGACAAGCACGGGCTGTTACATGCGGATTCGACCGATGACGAGCCGCGCGCGGACGCGGAGAAAGTTTCGGCCGAGCCGTTCTTCGCCGGGTGTACCGAGCCGATCTATACCGACGTCCAACGGCTCGAACTGTTCCACCGCATCGCCCATCACCCGACGATCCTCGACGTCTTCGAAACACTCTTCGCCGGCCCGGTTTTGCCACACCCGCGGAACATCGCTCGTGTTCTTTTGCCGGGCAAAAACGCTCGGCCCACGCCGCCACACCAGGATTACATCCACATCCAAGGAGCGGTGCAGACGTGGACCGCGTGGTTCCCGCTGACCGATGTCCCGCGTGAACTCGGCGGGCTGTCGGTGATGCCCGCGTCCCATCGCAAGGGCATCATCGCCGTCGGTGGTGCCGAAGGTGCCGGCGGCCTTGAAACCCAACTCTGTCCGGGGGAAAACACCTGGATCGAGCATGACTTCAAACTCGGCGACGTCTTGATCTTCCCCAGCACCACCGTGCACAAGGGCCTGCCCAACCAACTAGGCGACCGTATCCGCCTCTCTTGCGACTTTCGCTACCAGGACGCCGCTGACGACATCGAACAGCAATCCCTCGATCCGCATCGCCAGGTGCTCACCTGGGACGAGATTTACGCCGGCTGGGAGCGCGACGACCTGAAGTACTACTGGCAGAAGCACGATCTGCACATGTCGCTCTGGGACGAAAGCATCCGCTGGCAAAAAGAGCGGATTTGTAACTGAAGCGGGGCATCACTTGTCTTCGTGTGGGCCGCCGCACTGGCCTTTGGTTCCGGCCGCACCGGCGTTAGGTGCCCGCTCCGGTCCTTGGAAAGGTTGAATGACGGTCCACGTCAGCTTTACCGCATCTTCGTGGACTTCATCGATGTGGTACTTCACGATCATTGTCTGCGGGCCGTCTTCTATCTGCTGGAGATAGACATGCCCAATGACAGGCTCGATCCATTCTGTGTGCCAGTCGGCATTATCGGGTGCCACATCCGGAGACGCTGCGAGCGGCATTTCTCCAAGGTCGGTCACACGGCTACTCATGCCACTCACCGGGCTGATGTGGATCAAACCGCAGCGGTTGAGCAGTAGATCGACGTAGTTCTTGTGAATGGCAACATCGTGGGTCTCTTGCCGGAAGCTATAGGCCGAGTTCTTGTATGGCCCGTTCTCGACACGCTTCTCAAGGGTGATCTGTGCGGATTTTCCGGCTTCGTCAATGGCAAGAGCCGTCGTTGCAAGAACGGCCGTAAGCAGCGCGGCCAAGGTGATCATCAAAATTTTCATGACATCTCCTGTCGATTGGATATGTGACGGTTGGTGGCTACGCGATTGGGTACCACGTCTCCCAGCTTCGCATTGCTGTCATTGTCACAAATCGGGTGGTCAAGGCAATGGTCATTCTGCTCTTGTCGCAGCTTGTTGTTGCAACGGGTGGCGTCCACGCGTGTGCGTAGTATAACTTCCCCGATTCATTATGTCCGAACAGCAAACCCCCGCCGACGTTCAAGCACTCACCGATGCGTTTCGCAAGGATTACCTGGCCATCAAAGCCGAGATCGGCAAGGCGATCGTCGGGCACTCGGAGATCGTCGACGGCGTGCTCACGTGTCTGTTCTGCGGCGGTCACGCGTTGCTCGAAGGCGTGCCCGGACTTGGCAAGACGGCGTTGATTCGTGCGTTGTCCGAGGCGCTGCACCTGAAGTTCACCCGCATCCAGTTCACGCCGGACCTCATGCCGGCCGACGTGATCGGGACGAACGTCATCATGGAAAACGACGAGGGGCACCGCGAGTTCAAGTTCATGGAGGGGCCGATCTTTGCCCAGATCGTGCTCGCCGACGAGATCAATCGTGCCACGCCCAAGACGCAGTCGGCCATGCTCGAGGCCATGCAGGAGAAACAGGTCACTGCCGGCGGCGACATCCGCAAGCTCGAACGCCCGTTCTTCGTGATGGCCACGCAGAACCCGCTCGAACAAGAGGGCACTTATCCGCTGCCCGAAGCGCAGCTCGACCGCTTCTTCTTCAAGTTGCAGGTGCAGTACTCCAACCGCCAGGAGCTGGCCGAGATACTCGATCGGACGACCAAGGGCATCACGCCGCAACTCTCGGCCGTGCTCGACGGGGCGAAAATCCTCGAACATCAAAAGCTCGTGACCAAGGTCGCGATCGCGCCACATGTACAGGACTTCGCGATCCGTTGCGTGCTGGCGACGCACCCCGGCGGCGAGTTCGCGACGCCGATGGTGAACCAGTACGTCAACGTCGGTGCATCGCCCCGCGCGGCTCAGGCGATCACGCTTGCCGCAAAGGTTCGGGCGCTCGTTGATGGTCGCTTCCACGTCGCCGCCGACGATGTCAAGGCCGTCGCCATCCCCGCGATGCGTCACCGCGTGGCGCTCAACTTCGAGGGCGAAGCCGAGGGCGTGAGCACCGATGATGTGCTCAAGCAGATCACCGCCGAAACCCCTGAATCCCTCGGCACCGTCGCGGCGTAAACTCGCGGCGTGTCCGACATTGATCTCGCCATCTCCCACTCGAAGAAGCTGGAGTCGCTGCTTCGGAAGCATTGCGATGCCCGGGGTGGGGGGCTGCACGAGTTGACCGACGACGTCGAGCACAAGCTGCCGGCCGATATCGTGAAGAAACTCCGCGTGGTCGCGACGGTGCGAAACAAGATCGTC contains:
- a CDS encoding phytanoyl-CoA dioxygenase family protein, which codes for MADVTQGYEDSTYLLGDAGALRARGEADGYLFFAGRIPTEPLVELRRQIISIIDKHGLLHADSTDDEPRADAEKVSAEPFFAGCTEPIYTDVQRLELFHRIAHHPTILDVFETLFAGPVLPHPRNIARVLLPGKNARPTPPHQDYIHIQGAVQTWTAWFPLTDVPRELGGLSVMPASHRKGIIAVGGAEGAGGLETQLCPGENTWIEHDFKLGDVLIFPSTTVHKGLPNQLGDRIRLSCDFRYQDAADDIEQQSLDPHRQVLTWDEIYAGWERDDLKYYWQKHDLHMSLWDESIRWQKERICN
- a CDS encoding MoxR family ATPase — protein: MSEQQTPADVQALTDAFRKDYLAIKAEIGKAIVGHSEIVDGVLTCLFCGGHALLEGVPGLGKTALIRALSEALHLKFTRIQFTPDLMPADVIGTNVIMENDEGHREFKFMEGPIFAQIVLADEINRATPKTQSAMLEAMQEKQVTAGGDIRKLERPFFVMATQNPLEQEGTYPLPEAQLDRFFFKLQVQYSNRQELAEILDRTTKGITPQLSAVLDGAKILEHQKLVTKVAIAPHVQDFAIRCVLATHPGGEFATPMVNQYVNVGASPRAAQAITLAAKVRALVDGRFHVAADDVKAVAIPAMRHRVALNFEGEAEGVSTDDVLKQITAETPESLGTVAA